A window of the Candidatus Paraluminiphilus aquimaris genome harbors these coding sequences:
- a CDS encoding 4a-hydroxytetrahydrobiopterin dehydratase → MKQLSTTQIDYALKTSLSRWHQDGDFLRRDFEFKDFVTAWGFMNRVALLAEKADHHPNWENVYNRVTIRLSTHDAGGLTDKDLQLAGNIDKCVV, encoded by the coding sequence ATGAAGCAGTTAAGTACGACTCAAATTGATTACGCTTTAAAAACGAGCTTAAGTCGCTGGCATCAAGACGGCGATTTTCTCCGGCGTGACTTTGAATTCAAGGACTTTGTAACCGCCTGGGGTTTCATGAACCGCGTCGCCTTACTCGCCGAGAAGGCTGATCACCATCCTAACTGGGAAAATGTCTACAACAGGGTCACCATTCGCCTATCGACGCACGACGCGGGGGGGCTAACCGACAAGGATTTACAACTCGCCGGCAACATAGACAAATGCGTGGTCTAA
- a CDS encoding alpha/beta fold hydrolase has translation MRRFSDFYYQVPHGLTLYARDYTGPDDRAGCVLLMHGLTRNSRDFDVLADRLSLHFRVLVPEQRGRGRSEWDSQPDRYGIPTYVNDMFELLEAVGEDHVAAVGTSMGGLMAMVMNAMRPGVFTHVVLNDIGPELSKEGLDRISGYVGQGGIISTWEEAVAYNRAINAVAFPSLSDQQWRDFTRQLFGERNGAPFLDYDPAISQAVRSDEGSALPPDLWSVYAQLESQPLMLIRGAISDLLDADIKDRMIQSVPDLLYLEVADVGHAPMLIDDAVTEALENFLLT, from the coding sequence ATGAGGCGTTTTAGCGATTTCTATTACCAAGTGCCGCATGGACTCACACTTTATGCGAGGGATTATACGGGCCCAGACGATCGTGCTGGTTGCGTGCTGTTAATGCATGGTTTGACTCGAAACTCTCGCGATTTTGACGTGCTAGCCGATAGATTATCCCTGCATTTCCGAGTCTTAGTACCTGAGCAGCGCGGACGCGGTAGGTCAGAGTGGGACTCTCAGCCAGACCGCTATGGCATTCCGACGTACGTCAACGACATGTTCGAACTCTTGGAAGCGGTAGGTGAAGACCATGTTGCCGCGGTGGGAACCTCGATGGGTGGCCTGATGGCTATGGTGATGAACGCGATGCGTCCCGGGGTTTTCACCCATGTCGTTCTCAATGACATCGGACCTGAACTGTCCAAAGAGGGATTAGACCGAATTAGTGGCTATGTCGGGCAGGGCGGGATTATCTCCACGTGGGAGGAGGCCGTTGCGTACAATCGTGCGATTAACGCTGTCGCATTTCCGTCTCTGAGCGATCAGCAATGGAGGGACTTCACAAGGCAGCTCTTTGGGGAGCGAAACGGCGCCCCTTTTCTAGATTACGATCCTGCCATATCGCAGGCGGTCAGGTCGGATGAGGGTAGTGCGTTACCGCCAGATCTCTGGTCGGTATACGCCCAACTGGAGAGTCAGCCCCTTATGCTAATACGCGGTGCTATTTCGGATCTATTGGATGCCGACATAAAGGACAGGATGATCCAAAGCGTTCCTGACCTGCTTTATTTAGAGGTGGCCGATGTGGGTCACGCGCCAATGCTGATTGACGATGCGGTAACCGAGGCTTTAGAGAACTTTTTATTGACCTAG
- a CDS encoding dUTP diphosphatase — MLTAVLTMLDLQDKMNTKVHPNWRKQGYEWYRAAWIECAELMDHAGYKWWKHAEPDIEQIQLEVVDIWHFGMSALMVTANDTEALATTICEDLSGEPAPELSLLAASEALAAACITSGSFSTPAFLALMRASDLSFDQLYRMYVGKNVLNFFRQDHGYKDGSYIKVWNGREDNEHLSDILSGLDATEKDFADAVYQGLSSVYPG; from the coding sequence ATGCTCACCGCTGTGCTTACCATGCTGGATCTTCAAGATAAGATGAACACTAAGGTTCATCCAAACTGGCGGAAGCAGGGGTACGAGTGGTACCGCGCAGCCTGGATCGAGTGCGCTGAACTCATGGACCACGCAGGTTACAAGTGGTGGAAGCACGCCGAACCGGACATCGAACAGATTCAGCTTGAAGTGGTGGATATTTGGCACTTTGGCATGTCAGCCTTGATGGTCACCGCGAACGACACTGAAGCACTGGCGACCACGATCTGTGAAGACCTCAGTGGCGAACCCGCTCCTGAGTTAAGTTTGCTGGCTGCCTCGGAAGCGCTGGCGGCCGCTTGCATAACCAGTGGGTCTTTTTCGACGCCGGCGTTTTTGGCGTTGATGCGAGCTAGCGACCTTAGCTTCGATCAGCTGTATCGGATGTATGTCGGTAAAAACGTACTTAATTTTTTCCGACAAGACCACGGTTACAAGGATGGTTCCTACATAAAAGTCTGGAATGGACGCGAGGATAACGAGCACCTGTCTGACATTTTGAGTGGCTTAGATGCCACAGAAAAGGACTTTGCCGACGCCGTCTATCAAGGCCTTTCAAGCGTTTATCCCGGCTGA
- a CDS encoding PaaI family thioesterase, whose protein sequence is MSHADPIERLNSNRPPFIELLNGRVIASDSEKQSCTFEFRPTKDHCHSIDVVQGGFITVMLDAAMSHAVFAHLGPEGVIALSSYEVTTRYHAVTRGEQGPVFARGWIRQATFKTAFLESELLDEHGNLLATAQSVAKIVRAKPA, encoded by the coding sequence ATGAGCCATGCCGACCCCATTGAACGTTTAAACAGTAATCGCCCACCCTTTATCGAGTTACTGAATGGTCGTGTCATTGCCAGCGATAGCGAAAAACAAAGCTGCACTTTTGAGTTCCGGCCCACCAAAGATCACTGCCACTCCATCGACGTTGTGCAAGGCGGCTTCATTACGGTCATGCTCGATGCTGCCATGTCGCACGCCGTTTTCGCGCATTTAGGTCCAGAGGGCGTTATCGCACTCTCCAGTTATGAGGTGACGACCCGATATCACGCCGTAACCCGAGGGGAACAGGGCCCGGTGTTCGCTAGAGGATGGATTCGCCAGGCAACATTTAAAACAGCCTTTTTAGAGTCGGAGCTACTCGACGAACACGGCAACCTACTCGCCACGGCCCAGAGCGTGGCCAAAATCGTCCGAGCAAAACCGGCATAG
- a CDS encoding glycine zipper family protein: MKTITLLLVAAMLAGCAASKRFVDEPIIDRKGVDMTKYAIDKAECQQYAEEVKQGEKVARGVIGGAVVGGAIGAIVNRSSNSAERGAGVGAVTGGVRGTQEGIREQEKVVKQCLRGRGYRVLN; this comes from the coding sequence ATGAAAACAATCACTCTTCTCTTGGTAGCTGCAATGCTCGCAGGCTGCGCTGCGTCTAAGCGCTTTGTCGACGAGCCCATCATCGATCGCAAGGGTGTTGACATGACCAAGTACGCAATCGACAAGGCCGAGTGCCAGCAGTACGCCGAAGAGGTGAAGCAGGGTGAGAAAGTCGCTCGCGGGGTCATAGGGGGTGCTGTTGTAGGTGGTGCTATCGGCGCGATCGTCAACCGTAGCTCTAATTCAGCTGAGCGTGGTGCAGGCGTCGGCGCCGTGACGGGCGGTGTGAGAGGAACCCAAGAGGGAATTCGCGAGCAGGAAAAAGTCGTTAAACAGTGCCTTCGTGGAAGAGGCTACCGGGTACTTAACTGA
- a CDS encoding serine hydrolase domain-containing protein — protein MKAKRFRIIALTALVNLSSLSVAEEFATSSPESQGVSSERLERLSALSEKYVNEGRVAGIVNLVLRNGNVVHYEATGKRGSENEMAMEVDDLFRIYSMTKPVTSVAAMQLYEQGKFQLSDPVTKFVPELKDLKVLNEDGQFEPVKQVMTMHQLLMHTAGMSYGFNAQNDLVDQLYLRADLSSAANLDEFVVRLAKLPLRSQPGERYHYSVAVDVTGLIVERISGQRLDEYIKEHILEPLEMNDTFFEVPEDKRDRFTQNHFINPETGTLVNSDYAPAPYGYRKGVALSDFFDVTLFAGGAGLVSTAMDYARFAEMLRRGGELDGVRILGPKTIKFMTRNHLAEDSMHAAWGQTPTDDIGRPGFGFGLGLGVVTDSAAIGVLGSDGEYNWGGAAGTIFWVDPVEELVVVSMIQLMQSPWPFRADVKIAVYQALTESYE, from the coding sequence ATGAAAGCAAAGCGTTTTCGCATTATTGCACTTACCGCACTCGTAAACCTGTCTTCACTTAGCGTCGCTGAGGAATTCGCAACTTCCTCTCCTGAATCGCAAGGGGTGTCTAGTGAGCGCCTTGAGCGGCTGTCGGCATTGTCCGAGAAATACGTAAACGAGGGGCGGGTAGCCGGCATCGTCAATCTCGTGCTACGCAACGGTAATGTTGTCCACTACGAAGCGACGGGCAAGCGCGGCTCGGAAAACGAGATGGCCATGGAGGTTGACGATTTGTTTCGTATCTACTCCATGACTAAACCTGTGACGTCGGTGGCGGCAATGCAGTTGTACGAGCAGGGGAAGTTCCAGCTCTCAGACCCTGTTACCAAGTTTGTGCCTGAGCTTAAAGATCTCAAAGTGTTGAACGAAGACGGTCAGTTTGAGCCAGTAAAACAAGTGATGACGATGCATCAGTTGCTGATGCACACGGCGGGAATGTCCTACGGGTTTAATGCACAAAATGATCTAGTCGACCAGCTGTATCTTCGTGCGGACCTTTCCTCGGCAGCTAACCTTGACGAATTTGTTGTGCGGCTTGCAAAGCTACCCTTGCGGTCTCAGCCCGGCGAGCGTTACCACTATTCGGTCGCGGTGGATGTGACCGGTTTGATCGTCGAGCGCATTTCGGGTCAACGACTTGATGAGTACATCAAGGAGCACATTCTTGAGCCGCTAGAGATGAATGACACCTTTTTTGAGGTGCCAGAAGATAAGCGCGATCGATTTACGCAGAACCACTTCATAAATCCAGAAACCGGAACTTTGGTCAACTCTGACTATGCGCCAGCGCCTTATGGTTACAGGAAGGGGGTCGCACTCTCAGACTTCTTCGATGTGACGCTTTTTGCTGGTGGAGCGGGTCTTGTCTCTACAGCTATGGATTACGCGCGGTTCGCGGAAATGTTGCGCCGTGGTGGTGAATTGGACGGTGTGCGAATTCTGGGCCCGAAAACTATTAAGTTCATGACGCGGAATCATTTAGCTGAGGATTCAATGCATGCGGCCTGGGGACAGACGCCAACGGATGATATTGGCCGGCCGGGATTTGGTTTTGGCTTGGGACTTGGTGTGGTCACCGACTCAGCCGCTATTGGCGTATTGGGTAGTGATGGTGAGTACAACTGGGGCGGTGCGGCCGGGACTATATTTTGGGTCGATCCAGTCGAGGAGCTGGTGGTCGTAAGTATGATTCAGCTGATGCAAAGCCCTTGGCCGTTTCGCGCAGATGTCAAAATTGCGGTATACCAAGCCCTTACCGAAAGTTACGAGTAG
- a CDS encoding PKD domain-containing protein — MNDFRKHYLAVVLISATLGGCSGGGNNGSAAVVDPEPLPPPTATPAVNAGNDQDITEDALVSLEATTSGFSSNASLTYNWRRVDGPYMIFSDASVADPQFIAPDVASEQQISLEVTASDGTTTVTDTLVVTVAPGEESPLTNAIFNGELSSADYWHAEPKILSAGMGFDNIIGVNEISEAAALDAGGAWYGSVACTSGQEASDASRTTMAAAAGVSNVSKGYADFDDGLPIVFSWPIATETADVSDFQFTLNTGEVVFPNAVTLLPNWELNERNTIVAFGAFGNRGKPSESDAVYPVRLDIAEDATPLLLVGPGGQEFNAVGSTWTSPDTTGYGAGPILVGAKLNVVEAIPSGEGGLPLIEQNSAAMPNDEVSLYGEVADFRIRVLTSGGFSPDGITGLHPDDYEDFFRIHARGVNGETVLLESTEQDYAVDGGMLRVLGLSDVGQGVDEGNGIFYDDCYSEDRDNYIDIILSGDLDAARSVTHVEIPSLAAGYRAFYNPGGPGPEPFEGIRYTEPGPADLEPVIIAIDDPMRVSRSPQQ, encoded by the coding sequence ATGAACGACTTCAGAAAGCATTACCTCGCCGTAGTTCTGATTAGCGCCACCCTGGGGGGCTGCAGCGGCGGCGGAAATAATGGATCAGCCGCAGTGGTCGACCCAGAGCCCTTACCACCTCCAACTGCCACGCCAGCCGTTAATGCTGGGAATGATCAAGATATTACCGAAGATGCCCTTGTCAGCCTTGAAGCTACCACCTCAGGGTTTAGCAGTAACGCATCCCTCACCTACAACTGGCGCAGAGTCGACGGCCCTTACATGATTTTTAGCGATGCGAGTGTCGCTGATCCTCAGTTTATAGCTCCAGATGTAGCATCAGAACAGCAGATAAGTCTGGAGGTTACTGCCAGCGACGGCACAACCACCGTCACGGACACCTTGGTGGTCACTGTCGCGCCGGGAGAAGAATCACCGCTGACCAATGCCATATTTAATGGCGAGTTATCCAGTGCCGACTACTGGCATGCTGAGCCAAAAATCCTCTCCGCAGGCATGGGATTCGACAACATCATTGGTGTTAACGAGATCAGTGAAGCAGCAGCATTAGACGCTGGGGGCGCCTGGTATGGATCTGTGGCGTGCACCAGCGGTCAAGAAGCCTCCGATGCCAGTCGAACCACCATGGCTGCCGCAGCTGGGGTGAGTAACGTTTCCAAAGGCTACGCGGATTTTGACGATGGGCTGCCGATCGTATTCAGTTGGCCAATTGCCACTGAAACTGCTGATGTCAGCGATTTTCAGTTCACGCTCAATACGGGCGAGGTTGTGTTTCCAAACGCAGTCACCCTGCTACCTAACTGGGAATTGAATGAGCGCAATACGATCGTTGCATTCGGCGCCTTCGGGAATAGAGGGAAGCCATCAGAGTCTGATGCGGTCTATCCTGTGCGGCTCGATATTGCGGAGGACGCAACGCCACTGTTGCTGGTAGGACCCGGCGGTCAAGAATTCAACGCCGTGGGTTCAACGTGGACTTCTCCAGACACCACGGGCTATGGCGCGGGCCCCATACTGGTCGGTGCAAAGCTCAATGTCGTTGAAGCGATCCCCTCAGGTGAAGGTGGCCTTCCGCTTATAGAGCAAAACTCTGCTGCAATGCCGAATGACGAGGTCTCACTCTATGGCGAAGTTGCGGATTTCAGAATTCGCGTGCTAACCAGCGGTGGCTTCTCACCAGACGGCATAACAGGCTTACATCCCGACGATTATGAGGATTTCTTCCGCATACATGCTCGGGGGGTAAACGGGGAAACAGTGCTACTTGAGAGCACGGAACAAGATTATGCCGTAGATGGGGGCATGCTGCGGGTCTTGGGCCTATCGGATGTTGGGCAAGGGGTTGATGAGGGGAACGGCATCTTTTACGACGACTGCTACTCGGAAGATCGCGACAACTATATTGACATCATTCTTAGTGGCGACCTGGATGCGGCGCGGAGTGTTACGCACGTTGAGATCCCGTCACTTGCAGCTGGTTATCGGGCCTTCTACAACCCCGGCGGCCCTGGGCCAGAACCCTTTGAGGGAATCAGGTATACCGAGCCAGGCCCCGCGGATCTAGAACCCGTAATCATCGCCATCGACGACCCCATGCGGGTGTCAAGATCGCCACAGCAGTAG
- a CDS encoding sodium-dependent transporter, producing the protein MSAQRGEFGSRFGFIMAAAGSAVGLGNIWGFPTQAASNGGAAFVLVYLVLAFLLAYPVLMAELTLGRHAHGNMIAALAKVSRNGTQRGIGTLVGIVGIFTASLILSFYAIVSGWMLGFGAAYPLAAMGASDTSTWLTTFGESRNLLLMLIFMALTMVVVAGGVEKGIERWSKRLMPAMIVTLVLLSGYVLTLDGASKGLAVYLIPDVSKILSTELVFNAMGAAFFSLSLGVGTMLIYGSYISDEEHLPTLGAQVALVDVGIAVLAGFLILPAMYVAAERGVMIFNDAGGLLSEDTLIFTVLPALFESMNESGTFLALAFFGLMSIAALTSSISMLEVPVSFLVERFNWGRTQAAFVATLIITLMSAAIVLNFDDLFGLVITVSTRFSQPLLGFALCIYAGWVWRRDSLLTELAQNEASGELTLFMKWWPLYARFVCPAIIALILLRSL; encoded by the coding sequence GTGTCAGCGCAACGCGGAGAATTTGGATCTCGTTTTGGTTTTATCATGGCGGCCGCAGGGTCAGCCGTTGGACTCGGCAATATTTGGGGGTTTCCGACGCAGGCGGCTAGCAATGGTGGCGCGGCCTTTGTACTCGTCTATCTTGTGCTCGCTTTTTTACTCGCATACCCCGTTCTCATGGCTGAGCTGACACTAGGCCGTCATGCCCACGGCAATATGATTGCAGCGCTTGCTAAAGTGTCCCGAAATGGCACACAACGTGGCATCGGCACACTGGTTGGTATCGTCGGTATCTTCACTGCAAGCCTTATTCTGAGCTTCTATGCAATCGTATCGGGGTGGATGCTCGGTTTTGGTGCCGCCTACCCTCTTGCTGCGATGGGTGCCTCAGACACCTCAACGTGGCTTACTACCTTTGGCGAATCACGTAACTTATTGCTAATGCTTATCTTCATGGCGCTGACGATGGTCGTTGTCGCCGGTGGTGTTGAAAAGGGAATTGAACGATGGTCAAAACGGTTGATGCCCGCCATGATCGTGACGCTTGTGCTGCTATCGGGCTACGTGCTGACGTTAGACGGCGCGAGTAAAGGTCTCGCCGTCTACCTCATCCCCGATGTCTCCAAAATCCTTTCCACAGAATTGGTCTTCAATGCCATGGGCGCGGCCTTCTTCTCACTTTCACTCGGCGTTGGCACCATGCTTATTTACGGCTCGTACATTTCCGATGAAGAGCACTTGCCTACGCTCGGCGCACAAGTCGCGCTGGTCGATGTGGGTATTGCAGTACTGGCGGGCTTTTTGATTCTCCCCGCCATGTACGTCGCCGCTGAGCGTGGCGTGATGATTTTTAACGACGCGGGCGGGCTGCTGTCGGAAGACACCCTGATTTTCACCGTATTGCCAGCGTTGTTCGAATCGATGAACGAATCTGGGACCTTTCTCGCCTTAGCCTTCTTCGGTTTAATGAGCATTGCAGCTCTTACCTCCTCCATATCCATGCTCGAAGTGCCAGTCTCATTTTTGGTTGAGCGCTTCAATTGGGGACGTACGCAGGCGGCGTTCGTAGCGACCCTCATTATCACCCTCATGAGCGCGGCTATTGTCCTCAACTTCGACGACTTATTTGGCTTGGTAATAACGGTTAGTACACGCTTCTCTCAACCCTTATTAGGCTTTGCACTATGCATTTATGCGGGGTGGGTATGGCGTCGCGATAGCTTGTTAACGGAGCTTGCTCAAAACGAAGCCTCTGGTGAGCTCACGCTGTTTATGAAGTGGTGGCCGCTGTACGCTCGATTTGTCTGCCCAGCGATTATCGCACTCATACTTCTGCGTTCACTCTAA
- a CDS encoding MerR family transcriptional regulator: MNAPAKAPNILEPRPLYGIGTVARLTGLKPDTLRVWERRYGLGASYKSASGRRLFTQSDLEHLQLITALVEDGVRIGEIASSDRKTLELLVSNRGSRMAKAIPASKSKVVFVGPELCQWLDGHQGCLSNISAFLSRMPLANAVDTLDQDEKADMLVVHCPSVSMTNINAMDTLANRLGAKRTLVLYQLCNQRWIEEIERRGMSALEYPPESARLAFELGRVAIDHEAKQGEINLGELIQAKPRMYDDSTLNAAGKLKSLLDCECPKHISDLIKTLSEFETYSTACSVENWHEAAVHSCIYAYTAQARYLMEKALQAALEGRGEELTRIIRSPR, from the coding sequence ATGAACGCACCAGCTAAGGCACCAAATATTTTAGAGCCACGCCCGCTTTATGGGATTGGTACGGTCGCAAGATTAACCGGCTTGAAGCCCGACACGCTCCGCGTTTGGGAGAGACGGTACGGCCTGGGGGCCAGCTACAAATCGGCATCAGGGCGGCGGCTGTTTACCCAGTCAGACCTTGAGCATCTCCAGTTGATCACGGCGCTCGTCGAGGACGGTGTTCGTATTGGCGAAATTGCTTCGTCTGACAGAAAGACACTTGAACTGCTTGTTAGTAATCGCGGGAGCCGAATGGCCAAGGCAATACCCGCATCGAAGTCAAAAGTCGTCTTTGTGGGCCCTGAACTGTGTCAGTGGCTGGACGGACACCAAGGCTGTCTCTCGAATATCAGCGCGTTTTTGTCTCGCATGCCGTTGGCGAATGCTGTCGATACGCTCGATCAGGACGAAAAGGCGGACATGCTTGTCGTTCATTGCCCTTCAGTATCCATGACGAATATCAACGCCATGGACACACTCGCAAATCGTCTTGGCGCCAAACGAACATTGGTGTTGTATCAACTGTGCAACCAACGGTGGATCGAAGAAATCGAGCGCCGCGGTATGTCGGCTCTCGAATACCCGCCGGAATCAGCACGTTTGGCTTTCGAGTTAGGTCGGGTGGCTATTGATCACGAGGCTAAGCAGGGCGAGATTAACTTGGGCGAGCTCATTCAAGCCAAGCCACGGATGTACGACGACAGCACGCTTAACGCGGCGGGTAAGTTAAAAAGCTTACTTGACTGCGAATGCCCAAAGCACATTTCCGACCTTATCAAGACGTTGAGTGAGTTTGAAACCTACTCAACGGCTTGCAGCGTCGAGAACTGGCACGAGGCAGCCGTGCACTCCTGCATCTATGCCTACACCGCCCAAGCGCGGTACCTCATGGAGAAGGCCCTTCAAGCAGCACTAGAGGGGCGCGGTGAGGAGCTAACGCGGATCATTCGCAGTCCCCGCTAA
- a CDS encoding sigma-70 family RNA polymerase sigma factor, translating to MIDNTDEKDIELMFAEARRYDLLTAEQEQQIDAAKWQAVRELYALIANEEELSDYLATFCDQCLVNPPQIQRFPNRDLHFVLRRELAALFSDGSHSAQSREAAQKLGTLKTSSARLKYVEGLELPASLTVGIAVAILRRAGGQFADTVSDAIGHWQRHWQTPVPSFALEQETLAQLKQKLRRYTEARDRLVMHNLRLVYSIASRYKGRGVGYLDLVQEGTLGLIRAAEKFEYEKGFRFSTYCFNWITQAVRRYVGDAGTLIRFPTHVQEQIGRLYKERYAEQARTGQEADTETLAANAGMDPEKARELLQLRNLTVSLDAPKYDDEDDQSMVDTLVGETFGGASDDAEQESLGKFLGHAISRLESNEREVVSARWGLNNAPPLSRAEIADKLGVSREWVRQLERSALKKLKGQIDVQKTFDDYQHSSNW from the coding sequence ATGATCGACAACACTGACGAGAAAGACATCGAATTAATGTTCGCCGAAGCGCGGCGTTATGACCTCCTGACAGCTGAGCAAGAGCAGCAAATAGATGCCGCCAAATGGCAGGCGGTTCGCGAGCTGTATGCGCTCATCGCGAATGAGGAAGAATTGAGCGACTACTTAGCCACGTTTTGCGATCAGTGTTTGGTCAATCCACCGCAGATACAGCGGTTTCCGAACCGTGACCTCCATTTCGTTTTGAGGCGAGAACTCGCGGCCCTTTTTAGCGACGGCAGTCACAGTGCGCAATCACGTGAGGCCGCCCAGAAACTCGGCACACTGAAAACGTCCTCCGCGCGACTCAAATACGTTGAGGGACTTGAGTTGCCCGCAAGCCTTACAGTGGGGATTGCCGTGGCGATACTGCGTCGAGCAGGCGGGCAGTTTGCCGATACGGTGTCTGATGCTATCGGCCATTGGCAGCGACACTGGCAGACCCCCGTGCCCTCCTTTGCACTTGAGCAGGAGACATTGGCTCAACTAAAACAGAAGCTCCGCAGGTATACCGAAGCCCGCGATCGTCTCGTCATGCATAACCTGAGGCTGGTTTACTCCATCGCCTCCCGCTACAAAGGGCGAGGGGTCGGCTACCTCGATCTGGTGCAAGAAGGTACGCTGGGACTCATTCGCGCAGCGGAAAAGTTTGAGTACGAGAAGGGCTTTCGCTTCAGTACCTACTGTTTTAATTGGATTACCCAGGCCGTTAGGCGTTACGTCGGCGACGCCGGCACACTGATTCGCTTCCCCACACACGTCCAAGAACAGATTGGTAGGCTCTACAAGGAGCGGTACGCGGAGCAGGCAAGGACCGGTCAAGAAGCGGATACGGAGACCTTGGCCGCAAACGCAGGCATGGATCCGGAAAAAGCACGAGAGCTTCTGCAACTGCGAAACTTAACGGTCTCGCTGGACGCACCAAAATACGATGATGAAGACGACCAAAGCATGGTCGACACCCTCGTGGGTGAGACGTTTGGCGGGGCAAGCGATGACGCCGAGCAGGAGTCCTTAGGTAAGTTTTTGGGCCATGCGATATCGCGCCTTGAGTCAAATGAACGCGAGGTGGTAAGTGCGCGCTGGGGACTAAACAATGCCCCTCCCCTGAGCCGAGCAGAGATAGCAGACAAGCTGGGCGTAAGCCGAGAGTGGGTGCGTCAGCTGGAGCGTTCGGCTTTAAAGAAGCTCAAAGGACAAATTGACGTTCAGAAAACCTTCGATGACTACCAGCACAGCAGCAATTGGTAG
- a CDS encoding TIGR01777 family oxidoreductase — MHILVTGGTGLIGRALVKSLLLDGHVITVFTRQTLRSEERIRYIRQLKDIPEDLDAVVNLAGAGLADRRWSEQYKREILSSRIALTRDLIEHLTQIGMPKVFVSGSAIGFYGESDSASFTETDSKGSGFSAELCANWEAEAQKAASEHTRVVLLRTGVVLEANGGAYPQMTQSFKLGVSSWMGRGRHWLSWIHIDDMVSAIRFCLDHEQLRGPVNMTAPEPVTHRTFAAAVEACSSTWLKLGVPAPVMRVMLGEMADELLLTGQRVLPNTLTAHDFGFKHPTIASAVSALTR, encoded by the coding sequence ATGCACATATTGGTGACAGGTGGCACAGGACTAATTGGACGTGCCTTGGTCAAAAGTTTGCTGTTGGACGGACACGTAATCACTGTATTTACCCGCCAGACACTTCGGTCAGAAGAGCGCATTCGGTACATCCGGCAACTAAAGGATATACCCGAGGACCTCGATGCGGTGGTAAACCTCGCGGGGGCAGGGCTGGCTGATCGCCGCTGGAGCGAACAGTACAAGCGCGAAATTTTGAGTAGTCGAATCGCCTTAACACGAGACCTAATCGAGCATTTGACGCAAATAGGCATGCCGAAGGTGTTTGTTAGCGGCAGTGCGATTGGCTTTTATGGTGAGAGTGATAGTGCATCGTTCACTGAAACCGACAGCAAGGGCTCGGGGTTCTCAGCGGAGCTGTGCGCAAATTGGGAAGCCGAGGCTCAAAAAGCGGCATCAGAACACACGCGGGTAGTGTTGCTTCGAACGGGTGTGGTACTTGAGGCAAACGGGGGTGCTTACCCCCAAATGACGCAGTCCTTTAAGCTCGGTGTGTCGTCTTGGATGGGCCGAGGGCGGCATTGGTTAAGTTGGATCCATATCGACGATATGGTCAGCGCGATACGCTTTTGCTTAGATCATGAGCAACTAAGAGGGCCGGTAAACATGACGGCGCCCGAACCGGTTACACACCGCACGTTCGCAGCCGCCGTGGAGGCCTGCTCGTCCACTTGGCTAAAACTGGGCGTGCCAGCCCCCGTGATGCGAGTGATGTTGGGGGAGATGGCGGACGAACTGCTGCTGACAGGACAGCGGGTGTTACCCAATACGCTGACTGCACATGACTTTGGTTTCAAACACCCAACGATTGCTTCAGCAGTGTCCGCCTTGACGCGGTGA